The Urbifossiella limnaea nucleotide sequence CCTTCACCTCGTCCCACGTAGACCCGACCCCGGGGTTCGCGTCGGCCGCGTCCAGCCGCGCGTCGATCAGGTCGCGGAGTTCGTCCGTCTCGGCCACCGCCGCCGGCGGCTCCAGGGTGTCCCAGATCTCGCCGATCAGGCGGAGCCGGTCCGGCACGCTCAGCTTGTCGATCCCCAGGTCGTAGATGCTCGGCGACATGCGATCACCCCACGGAGGTTGAATCCAGTATCCGGCCCGACACGCGGCCGTGTCAACCTCGCGAGGGCGGTCAGAGCCGCGACCGCCACGTCCGGGGGTGCCGCCGGGTGTGCATCACCGCGACGACCACGACGACGGTGGCGTCAACACGATAGATCACGACATACGGGAAGCGATGGACGAGGGCGTGTCGCACCCCGTGTCGGCCCTTGGCGTAGCCATCGGGGTTGTCGCGGACGCGGATCAGGGCCGCCTGGGCCTCGTCGAGGAACTCCCGGCCGACGCCCGGTTGCTGCAACTCATACCACTCGCGGGCGTCGTCGATGTCGCGGCGGGCGGCCCCGCGGACGACGAACGTCCGGCTCATGGCTTGGCCCGCAGCAGGGCCATCGTCTCTTCGAGGGACATGGCGTCACCGGGGTTGGCGTCGATGTCGGCCAGACGGTCCTCGATCTCGTGCCAGTGTGCCTCGGACAGCTGAACCTGCGCGTGGTCGGCCGGCTCCAGGGTGTCCCAGATCTCGCCGATCAGGCGGAGCCGGTCCGGCACGCTCAGCTTGTCGATCCCCAGGTCGTAGATGCTCGGCGACATGCGATCACCCCACGGAGGTTGAATCCAGTATCCGGCCCGACCCGCGGCCGTGTCAACCTCGCGAGGGGCTGCCAGACGGCGCATGATTGAGCCCCGGAGGGGCGGACGTGTGTAGCCCGGCGTGGAAACCCTGGGCGGCATCCGCGTGATTGGTGGGGCGTTGATCCCCCGGACGTGCCCAGCCCGCCCAGGGCTTCCGCCCCGGGCTATGAACGGTCGCCCTCCGGGCTCAAGCCCCGAGCCGGCGGCCGCGTCACCACCCGATGACGTTGTCGAGCAGCACCAGCCCCAGCGCGCCCGGGAGGTACAGCAGCGACGCCCGCAGCACGCGGCGGGCCTGGCGGTCGGTGCGGCGGCGGGCGAAGGCCACCGCCTCGCGCAGGAACAGCAGCCCCAGCACCGCACACCCCACCACCGACAGCCACCCCGCGGCCCCCAGCGCCATCGACACCCAGCCCACCGGGATCAGCGCCACGCACGTCAGCACCATCACGAACGCCGTCTTCGTGCCCGTCGGGTCGATGTGCGGCAGCATCCGCAGGCCGCCGCGGGCGTAGTCGTCGCGGTACATCCACGCGATCGCCAGGAAGTGCGGCAGCTGCCACACGAAGATCACCCAGAACAGCGCGAACGCGCCGCCCGGCTTCTCCCACCCGCACGCCGCCGCCCACCCGATCACCGGCGGCAGCGCCCCCGGCACCGCCCCCACCACCGTGTTCCACACCGTCATCGTTTTCAGCGGCGTGTACACCCACACGTAACTCACGAACGTCGCCGCCGCCGCCACCCCCGCCGCGACCGGCAGCGTCGCGAACAGGTAGGCGAGGCCGATCGCCCCGAGGACGACGCCGAACGTCAGCGCTTCGAGCGGCGACATGCGGCCCGCCGGCAGCGGCCGCTTCAGGGTGCGGAACATTTTGGCGTCGATGTGCCGTTCGAGCCACTGGTTCAGGGCGCTGCCGCCGGCCGCGACGAGGCCGGAGCCGAGCAGGACGTGGAACAAATCCGTCAGCGAAGCCGCCTTGCCGGCGCCGACGAGGTAGCCGATGCCGACGGTGAACAGGGCCATCACCGCGATGCGCGGCTTGGTGAGTTCGAGGTAGTCGGCGGCGCGCGACGGCACGGCGGAAAGAACCTCCTCGGCCGGCCCGGCGAACGGGTCCAGCGGGGCGACCTCGGCCTCGACCACAGCGGCCTTCCTCATCGCTCGCCTCCCGCACGCACCCGCAGGGCCAGCCCCACCGCCGCCGCCAGCACACCCGTCCCGACGAGCGCGTGGGCCGTGCGGATGCCGGCCTGCTTGGCGGACACCGTCTCGAACTCGGGCAGCGTCGCCCCCCCGAACTTCCCCATCCACGCCTCGACGCCGAGCGTCACCTGAAGGGCGACGAGGACGCCGAGGGCCGTGCCCCACACCCGGACGCGCGGCCGGGCCGGGCCGGTGAAGCCGAGCCGCAGCAGCCACACGGCCGTCGCCACCGCGACGAACGCGGTGAGGAAGTGGAGCCGCTGGCCGAGCGCGTCCGGGGCGTGCCGCACCCACGCGCCCCAGACCAGTTGTACGAACAGCACCGCCACCAGTCCCAGCCCCAGCCGGCCGAGCCGGCGGCGGTCGGCGTCGGGCACGTCACCCGCCGGCGGCCGCGCGGTGAGGACGGCGACCGTCAGCAGCACCGCGAACGTGACCTGCCCGAACACCCCGTGGACGGCCGCCAGGTCGGTGCCGACCAGTTCGTTCAGCTTGACGCGGAAGCCGCCGAGCAGCCCCTGGATCATCACGAACACGAGGCCGAGGAGCCCGGCGAAGCGCGCCACGCTCCCCCGGCCGCCGCCGACCAGCCCGCCGCCGGCCAGCAGGGCCGCGACCGCCAGCGCGCCGAGCATCGTGAACACGATTCGCTCGGGGACGACGACCGCCTCGGTGGACTCGCGCTGGGCGATGAGGGCCCGGTGGAACTCGCCGAACGCACCCACCAGCACGGCGAGCGCGACGAGGCCGAGGTAGCGGGCCGCGCGGTTGGGGTGGGTGCCCCACACGCCGAGCGCCAGCACGGTGACGAGGCCGCCGACGAGGAAGCCCAGGATGCGGTGGGCGTGCTCGATGAGGTAGCCGGGGCTCGGCTCGTAGTTGTTGACGAGGTGCCACGGCGAGGTCGGCCAGATGGGGTCGGCCATGCCGACGCGGAAGCTGGTGACGAGCTGCCCGACGGCGAGCAGCGCCAGGCAGGCGCAGACGGTGGCGACGGCCCACCGGTGGAGCCAGCGGGGAACGGGGCGCGGCGGCAGGTCGGTGTCGGTCATGGTGTCGTCGTCGTGGCGTGTCGCCAACTCGGTCTCATCGTGGGTGGTTCGCCCCCTCACCCAGCCCTACGGGTACACCTGCGCCCGCACGTCCGGCGGCAGCTCGCGCGGGTACGGCAGCGCCCGCACGAACCGCACCACGTCCAGCAGCTGCCCCCCGGACAGCGCCGGCTGCGCCGGCATCCCCACCGGGGCGATGCCGTGCCGCACCCGCGCGGCCAGGTCTTCGGCGCGGTCGCCGCCCTTCGGGCGGGTCTGCGTCAGGTCCGGCGGCCGCACCACCGTGCCCCACACGTCGTACCGCAGCGCCGCGGTCCGGCCGTAGTTCTCGTGGCACTTCGCGCAGCCGGCGCCGGCGTCCGCCACGAACAGCTCGTGCCCGCGGGCCACCGACGCCAGGTAGTCCGGCGCCTGCCGGGCGTCGTCGTCGGGGAGCGCCGGGACCGCCGCTTGCGGCGAAGCCTCCGCCTTCTGCCACTCGGCGACGACCGCGGCCAGCCGCCCCCGCGCGAAGCCGACCGCGTCGCCGTCGGTGCCCGCCTCCCCGCCCTCGTCGGCGAGCGCGGCCAGGGTGCGGAACTCGACCTCGCCGCGAACGCTCAGGTACACCACGAACGCGGCCATCGCCTCGCGGTCGGCGTCCGGCAGCCGCGCGAACGACGGCATCGCGGTGCCGCGCAAGCCTTCGCGGACCGTCCGCAGCAGGTCGGCGCGGCGCGGCTTCATCCCGTCGCCGGACGACACGAACTTGAACGCCCCGCGGCGGAAGTCGCGCGGGTGCGGGTCGATCCACGGCCCCGTCGGCCCGCGGCCGTCGCCGGCCACGCCGTGGCACTGGGCGCAGTGCTTGCGGAACAGCCGGCTCCCCTCCGCCAGTTGCTCGGCACCGATCCCGAGGCCCGGCGACTGCGGCGCGGCGGGGGTGCCGAACGTCTCCCGCAGGAAGGTGCCGAGCTCGGCCCGCGCCGCGGCCGGCAGCGCGGCGGGGTCGGCGGTGCGGCCGCCGGCGGCGTCGAGGGCGGCGATCTCGGCGTCGAGCCGGCCGACCTCCGCGGGCCGCGGCGGGGCCGCCGTCGGCAGCGCCAGCACGAGCCGGTCCTCGCGCGGCGGGAACGTCAGTTCCGGCGGGTAGCCGGGGTTGCGGGTGCAGCCGGCCGGGAGAGTCGCCAGAAGGACCGCGACGCACGGCAGGACGAAGGGGTAAAGGGGTGAAGGGGTGAAGGGGTGATGTTCGGCCATCGTCGTCACCCCTTCACCCCTTCACCCTCTCACCCCTTCATTCACCGCGGTACGCGTCTCGATGTAACCGGGGGGACGTCGAGGAAGCGTCAGATGCCGCCGCGCCACCGGGTCAGGATGTCGGACAGCACGAGGACGAAGAAGATGCCCATGAAGAACAGCGTGGTGAACGCCGACAGCGTCACGGCCGTCTCGCCGCGGCGCATGTGCATCCAGTACCACGCCACCAGGCACGCCTGCACGGTGGCGATGCCCATCTGCACGGGGAGGGCGAGGCTCCCCAGGCCGGTCCCGGCCAGGAGGATGTTCGCCACCGCCAGCACCAGCACGACGACGTACACGGCGAAGACGCTGCCCACCGTGTCCACGTCGTGCGGGGTCGAGTCGGTCGGGGGGTGGTGCGGGTCGTGCGCCATCGCGGCCTCGTGTTCGTGGGCTCACCGCCCGCCGGCCGCAGCCGGCGGGCTTCGTCGGCTTGTCAGTGCCCGCCGCGGCTGCCAATCAGGTACAGCAGCGGCATCAGGAACAGCCAGATCATGTCGACCAAGTGCCAGTAGAGGCTCACCACCTCGACCTTGGAGTACCCCGCGGCCGGGACCGCCCCGCGGTACGCCTCGCACACCAGCCACAGGATGCACCCCAGCCCCACGACGATGTGCACGCCGTGGATGGCGGTCATGATGTAGTAGAAGCACAGGAACAGCTGCACCCGCTCGGGGCTCACCGTCCCCTCGCTGCCGGGCGTCTTGCCGTGGTTGATCTTCGCCAGGTCCTGCGACCAGTGCTCCTGCCCGCCGGTGAACTTGTAGTCCTTCACGGCCGCGGCGCTCACCGGGGCCAGCTCCTTCACCGCGCTGTCGTACTCGGTGCGGAACATCTCGCCGGGCACGAACTTCTCGTGGTAGTCGGTGCTGTACTCGAACGCCTTGAAGCCCATGAACCCGGCCCCGAGCGCGAACGTGATCAGCAGCCGGCGGATGAGCCCGGCGGTGTCGCCGAGCTGCGCCGAGCGGATGGCCAGCGTCATCGTCAGGCTGCTGGTGATGAGCAGCCCGGTGTTGAGGCCGGCGATCCACAGGATCAGGTGCTGGCTGGCGAACGCGAACTCGCCGGGGTACCAGTTGCGGTACACGGTGTAGGCGACGAACATGCCGGAGAAGAACAGCACCTCGGTCACCAGGAAGAACCACATGCCCAGCCGCTCGGCCGAGCGCTGTTGTTCCAGGTTGTCGAAGTGGTGCTTCAGCACCGTGTCGTGGTGGGTGCTAGCCGACAACTTCGGTCTCCTTGGCTTGGGCCCCGGCCGGGCCGCTCAGGCCGAGCCGGGAGGCCGGGTTGTCGTCGCTCATGCCCGGGGGTTCCGGGAGCCCGCGGCCCATCTGGTCCACGCCGATGGCGTACTCGTACGGGCCGCACACGGTGATCGGCAGGTACTCGAAGTTGAACACCGTCGGCGGGCTCGGCACCTGCCACTCCAGGCCGGTGGCGCTCCACGGGTTGGCGCTGGCCTTCGGCCCGTAGAACAGCGACAGGGTCAGGTACACCGCCGGCATCAGGTAGCCGACGCCGAGGATGCTCGCCCCCGCGGTCGAGAGCACGTTGTACACCTGGAACTCTTCCGGGTAGTTCGGGTACCGCCGCGGCATGCCGTGGTAGCCGAGCACGAACTGCGGCACGAACGTGAAGAAGAACCCGACGAAGATCACCGTCGCGCTCGTCTTGCTCCAGAAGTCGGAGTACATCCGGCCGGTCATCTTCGGCCACCAGAAGTGGATGCCGGCGAGGTACGCCAGCACCATCCCGCCCACCATCACGAAGTGGAAGTGGGCCACCACGAAGTACGTGTCGTGGAGGTGGATGTCGGTCCCCATCGTCGCCAGGAACAGGCCGGTGACGCCGCCGACGGTGAACAGCACCAGGAACGCCAGGGTGAACATCATCGGCGCCTGGAACGTGATCGACCCGCGGTACAGCGTCGCCACCCAGTTGAACACCTTGATGGCGCTCGGCACGGCCACGAGCATCGTCAGGAAGCTGAACAACAGCGCCGAGTAGTAGCTGATGCCGGCGACGAACATGTGGTGCGCCCACACCAGGAACCCGACCACCGCGATGCCGACGCTCGACCACGCCACGGCCTTGTAGCCGAAGATGTTCTTGCGGCTGAAGCACGTGAGGACTTCGCTGATCACGCCCATCCCGGGCACGATCATGATGTACACGGCCGGGTGGC carries:
- a CDS encoding cytochrome c oxidase subunit 3, with translation MSASTHHDTVLKHHFDNLEQQRSAERLGMWFFLVTEVLFFSGMFVAYTVYRNWYPGEFAFASQHLILWIAGLNTGLLITSSLTMTLAIRSAQLGDTAGLIRRLLITFALGAGFMGFKAFEYSTDYHEKFVPGEMFRTEYDSAVKELAPVSAAAVKDYKFTGGQEHWSQDLAKINHGKTPGSEGTVSPERVQLFLCFYYIMTAIHGVHIVVGLGCILWLVCEAYRGAVPAAGYSKVEVVSLYWHLVDMIWLFLMPLLYLIGSRGGH
- a CDS encoding cytochrome C oxidase subunit IV family protein, with product MAHDPHHPPTDSTPHDVDTVGSVFAVYVVVLVLAVANILLAGTGLGSLALPVQMGIATVQACLVAWYWMHMRRGETAVTLSAFTTLFFMGIFFVLVLSDILTRWRGGI
- a CDS encoding type II toxin-antitoxin system RelE/ParE family toxin produces the protein MSRTFVVRGAARRDIDDAREWYELQQPGVGREFLDEAQAALIRVRDNPDGYAKGRHGVRHALVHRFPYVVIYRVDATVVVVVAVMHTRRHPRTWRSRL
- the ctaD gene encoding cytochrome c oxidase subunit I, with the translated sequence MSIVIGDTPRTAPPPPEPAVPGRNYINETSGFWSWALTVDHKRIGILYLVSITAFFLVGGIAAGLVRANLLTPNGAILTEDQYNKAFTAHGVVMLFLFLIPSIPAVFGNFLVPLMIGAKDLAFPKLNLASWYVFMIGAAFMVWGLLAGGIDTGWTLYPPYSSRYSHSSVAPGVFGVFITGFSSIMTGLNIMVTIHKMRAPGMTWGRLPLFIWAMYATSFIQLLGTPVVAITLVLLLVERLAGVGIFDPSIGGDPVLYQHLFWFYSHPAVYIMIVPGMGVISEVLTCFSRKNIFGYKAVAWSSVGIAVVGFLVWAHHMFVAGISYYSALLFSFLTMLVAVPSAIKVFNWVATLYRGSITFQAPMMFTLAFLVLFTVGGVTGLFLATMGTDIHLHDTYFVVAHFHFVMVGGMVLAYLAGIHFWWPKMTGRMYSDFWSKTSATVIFVGFFFTFVPQFVLGYHGMPRRYPNYPEEFQVYNVLSTAGASILGVGYLMPAVYLTLSLFYGPKASANPWSATGLEWQVPSPPTVFNFEYLPITVCGPYEYAIGVDQMGRGLPEPPGMSDDNPASRLGLSGPAGAQAKETEVVG
- a CDS encoding cytochrome c; amino-acid sequence: MAEHHPFTPSPLYPFVLPCVAVLLATLPAGCTRNPGYPPELTFPPREDRLVLALPTAAPPRPAEVGRLDAEIAALDAAGGRTADPAALPAAARAELGTFLRETFGTPAAPQSPGLGIGAEQLAEGSRLFRKHCAQCHGVAGDGRGPTGPWIDPHPRDFRRGAFKFVSSGDGMKPRRADLLRTVREGLRGTAMPSFARLPDADREAMAAFVVYLSVRGEVEFRTLAALADEGGEAGTDGDAVGFARGRLAAVVAEWQKAEASPQAAVPALPDDDARQAPDYLASVARGHELFVADAGAGCAKCHENYGRTAALRYDVWGTVVRPPDLTQTRPKGGDRAEDLAARVRHGIAPVGMPAQPALSGGQLLDVVRFVRALPYPRELPPDVRAQVYP
- a CDS encoding addiction module protein, with product MSPSIYDLGIDKLSVPDRLRLIGEIWDTLEPADHAQVQLSEAHWHEIEDRLADIDANPGDAMSLEETMALLRAKP
- a CDS encoding COX15/CtaA family protein; amino-acid sequence: MTDTDLPPRPVPRWLHRWAVATVCACLALLAVGQLVTSFRVGMADPIWPTSPWHLVNNYEPSPGYLIEHAHRILGFLVGGLVTVLALGVWGTHPNRAARYLGLVALAVLVGAFGEFHRALIAQRESTEAVVVPERIVFTMLGALAVAALLAGGGLVGGGRGSVARFAGLLGLVFVMIQGLLGGFRVKLNELVGTDLAAVHGVFGQVTFAVLLTVAVLTARPPAGDVPDADRRRLGRLGLGLVAVLFVQLVWGAWVRHAPDALGQRLHFLTAFVAVATAVWLLRLGFTGPARPRVRVWGTALGVLVALQVTLGVEAWMGKFGGATLPEFETVSAKQAGIRTAHALVGTGVLAAAVGLALRVRAGGER
- the cyoE gene encoding heme o synthase, whose translation is MRKAAVVEAEVAPLDPFAGPAEEVLSAVPSRAADYLELTKPRIAVMALFTVGIGYLVGAGKAASLTDLFHVLLGSGLVAAGGSALNQWLERHIDAKMFRTLKRPLPAGRMSPLEALTFGVVLGAIGLAYLFATLPVAAGVAAAATFVSYVWVYTPLKTMTVWNTVVGAVPGALPPVIGWAAACGWEKPGGAFALFWVIFVWQLPHFLAIAWMYRDDYARGGLRMLPHIDPTGTKTAFVMVLTCVALIPVGWVSMALGAAGWLSVVGCAVLGLLFLREAVAFARRRTDRQARRVLRASLLYLPGALGLVLLDNVIGW
- a CDS encoding addiction module protein; the encoded protein is MSPSIYDLGIDKLSVPDRLRLIGEIWDTLEPPAAVAETDELRDLIDARLDAADANPGVGSTWDEVKARIQGRR